In Cololabis saira isolate AMF1-May2022 chromosome 10, fColSai1.1, whole genome shotgun sequence, a single window of DNA contains:
- the LOC133451921 gene encoding C2 calcium-dependent domain-containing protein 4C-like, whose product MWLLEKLRSSVERRGTHSQPPQTVEAIPVSVYANVLTPERIPDFFIPPKLMCCPPEESPSPEPRQPSLRPSSSAHAICSQSPRAHKSKNPSSPRLFSRNLQKSANRHIIQIESADEPSAGSACSVDVNTNADPHSQTAMSLPYVPKAQTSYGFSTLVESPHTRRKESLFHSDPNSPLTSPISQRRSQGGTLLAPADPNPYRYFSGGESDTCSSAESSPFNSPLLSRSASLLRSITQETQAKVSRAKRSLARHSSLSTDECSSADNSPSMQRRRVRCPPSPAFRGCKTSGLRGAASDLLQREHTVNLHKGGTLRLSTHYDPEAARLRVRVLTAEALYDRKTDLKSINCCVVLYLNPGKQQKQRSTIIKNSRNPVFNEDFFFDALPQTQVKSLAMKIKVVNKGTSLKRDVLLGEREVLLSELLTGL is encoded by the exons ATGTGGTTGCTGGAGAAGCTCCGCAGCTCCGTGGAGAGAAGAGGGACACATTCCCAGCCCCCGCAGACAGTAGAGGCCATTCCAGTCTCAGTTTATGCCAATGTGCTAACTCCAGAAAGGATCCCAGATTTTTTCATCCCTCCCAAACTTATGTGCTGCCCACCGGAGGAGTCTCCCAGCCCGGAGCCCCGTCAACCGTCCCTGAGACCCTCCTCCTCAGCCCATGCCATCTGCAGCCAGAGCCCCAGAGCTCACAAAAGCAAGAACCCCTCCAGCCCCCGTCTCTTTTCCCGCAATCTCCAGAAATCAGCCAACCGCCACATCATCCAGATAGAGAGTGCTGACGAACCAAGTGCAGGGTCTGCATGCAGTGTTGATGTCAACACCAACGCTGACCCCCATTCGCAGACTGCAATGTCCTTGCCCTATGTCCCCAAGGCGCAGACCTCCTATGGCTTTTCCACCCTAGTGGAGTCTCCTCATACCCGTCGCAAGGAGAGTCTGTTCCACAGTGACCCCAACAGTCCCCTGACTTCCCCAATCTCCCAGAGGCGCTCCCAAGGGGGGACCCTGCTGGCCCCAGCTGACCCCAACCCCTACCGCTATTTCAGCGGTGGGGAGAGTGACACCTGCTCTTCCGCTGAATCCTCCCCCTTTAACTCCCCTCTTCTGTCCCGATCTGCCTCCCTTCTGCGCTCCATCACCCAGGAGACGCAAGCCAAG GTGTCTCGTGCCAAACGCTCCTTGGCGCGACACAGTTCTCTTTCTACAGATGAATGCAGCTCAGCAGACAACAGCCCCAGTATGCAGCGGCGCCGCGTTCGCTGCCCTCCCTCTCCCGCCTTCCGCGGATGCAAAACCAGCGGCCTAAGGGGCGCAGCATCGGATCTCCTGCAGCGCGAGCACACTGTCAACCTCCACAAGGGGGGCACACTGAGGCTGAGCACTCACTACGACCCGGAGGCGGCTCGGCTGCGGGTCCGCGTGCTCACCGCTGAGGCCCTCTATGACAGGAAGACGGACCTGAAAAGCATCAACTGCTGCGTGGTGCTCTACCTGAATCCTGGTAAGCAGCAGAAACAAAGGAGCACCATTATCAAGAACAGCAGGAATCCGGTTTTCAATGAGGACTTTTTTTTCGATGCACTGCCTCAGACACAAGTAAAGAGTCTGGCCATGAAGATAAAGGTGGTGAACAAAGGAACCAGTCTGAAGAGAGATGTGCTTCTGGGAGAAAGGGAGGTGCTTCTCAGCGAGCTGCTCACAGGCCTCTAG